The nucleotide sequence GCGGGGACGGCAGAAGGGCATATGATATGGCTTCGTCTCATGGTCCGCTCCGCGTCGGAGTCGGTGGTCCGGTCGGCTCCGGCAAGACCGCACTGATGGATCTCCTGTGCAAGTCGATGCGCGAGCGCTACGACATCGCGGCGATCACCAACGACATCTACACCAAATGGGATGCGGAATTCCTCGTCCGCTCCGGCTCGCTCACCCCCGACCGCATTGCCGGCGTGGAGACCGGCGGCTGTCCGCATACTGCAATCCGCGAGGACGCCTCGATGAATCTCGCGGCCGTGGCCGACATGCGCGCCAAGTTTCCCGGCCTCGATCTGGTGCTGATCGAATCCGGCGGCGACAATCTGGCCGCGACCTTCTCGCCCGAGCTTGCCGACATCACGATCTACGTCATCGACGTCGCGGCCGGCGACAAGATTCCCTCCAAGGGCGGTCCAGGAATCACTCGCTCCGACCTGCTGGTGATCAACAAGATCGACCTGGCGCCTCATGTGGGCGCCTCGCTCGAGAAGATGGAAACCGACGCCAAGCGGATGCGCGGCGAGCGTCCCTTCGTCATGACCAATCTGAAGAAGAGCCAGGGCCTCGACCGCATCATCGGTTTCATCGAAGCCAAGGGCGGCCTGACGCCGTCGGCCTAGCGTTTGATTGCACGGCCGATCGCATCGTTGCTGGATGTGTCGGGGCGCAGGCCAGACGCAAAAAAGCCTTAGCGGGCCGGAACAAGTTGAGCCTCCGCGTGTTGCCTCACGCCGGGGTGCGCGCCTTGCCGGAGGGAGATGGCCGGGCAATGACCGGCCGGTATCCTGGGAAAGTTTTTGTCGATTTGCCCCGATCACTTCCTGCAGGTGCGCGTTACTTGAGTAGCAGAGCCGGTTATTGGATGCCTCGTTTCCTCCGCCAACCCTTGACCTTAGAGTAAACGAGTGTTCCGGCTGGGTGTCATCATTGGTCTGATCGCGCTGGTTGGGACGGCGCTGTCCGGCTTGGCGGCCTACCGGGTTCATGACCAGGAGCTTGCTCTCGACCGCATTGCGCTGGCGCGCGCCATCGACGTCCATGCCAGCCTGGTGCAGGACCGGCTGACCGAACGCGAGCTGCTGGCGCGGGTAGCCTCCGGACTGTTTCGGGCGCCGACCGTGATCAAGGCCAACATGCTGGAGCCGCTGCGCTCGTCGATCTACGCCTTCAAAACCGACTTCGTGGTGGCGTCCTGGATTGCGCGGCTGCGCCCTGACGAACTCGCGGTGGCGCAGGCCGAATTGCGTCAGGCCGGCTTTCCCAACCCCACCATTCGCAATTACGACGACACCCCACTCGGGCCGAACGTCGACCGTCCCCTCGACGTCCTCATGGATCTCGAACCGCGCAATGCCGAAACATCGCGGCTGCCGGGAATGGCGCTCGATAGCCAGCCCATCGTCGGACCGATGCTGGCCCGGGCGATGGCGGAAGGCAAGCCGGTGGCGTCCGATCCGACGCCGTTGTTGCGGGTCGACGGTCCCGTAGGGATCGTCCTGGCAGCTCCCGTCGTTCCGCAGGGTGCGACGGCACCCGCCGGCTTCGTCACCTTCTCCTATGAGATCGGGCCGCTGCTGCTGACCAATGACGATCTCTCGCTGTTTTCAGTCGCCCTGAAGGACCCGCGGAACGCCTCAGACGAGCTGGTGGCGAACGACCAGGGCGTGGTGACCAGCCGGACGCGAGGTCCGGACGATCCGTCGCCGTCCTCGACCCGCACCGTCGGGTTCGGCAACCACGACTGGTCGCTGGTGTACTACGCCAAGAGCAACGCCG is from Bradyrhizobium sp. ORS 285 and encodes:
- a CDS encoding HWE histidine kinase domain-containing protein produces the protein MFRLGVIIGLIALVGTALSGLAAYRVHDQELALDRIALARAIDVHASLVQDRLTERELLARVASGLFRAPTVIKANMLEPLRSSIYAFKTDFVVASWIARLRPDELAVAQAELRQAGFPNPTIRNYDDTPLGPNVDRPLDVLMDLEPRNAETSRLPGMALDSQPIVGPMLARAMAEGKPVASDPTPLLRVDGPVGIVLAAPVVPQGATAPAGFVTFSYEIGPLLLTNDDLSLFSVALKDPRNASDELVANDQGVVTSRTRGPDDPSPSSTRTVGFGNHDWSLVYYAKSNAVRRAQQTAAIVGVIGLALTGIICGLFGYVAYNNLRLSREIQVRIGFERRLTAVIDELNHRVKNILAVIQSIVTRTLRHGSDIDVARELLIGRIHAMSNVVTLLSESQWQGVQLRGLFEARAIPHAERIAVSGPDITVSARAAQSLSLLFFELASHSDEGLSLVGKHPHITAKWEVTGEEPNAVFNFRWEERNTSEATRRPDSDFGLILLDRVAPEALGGTSKRFFTEGSYVYELTAPMETVIDMTERDRTEQFSAPVRPPK
- the ureG gene encoding urease accessory protein UreG, encoding MASSHGPLRVGVGGPVGSGKTALMDLLCKSMRERYDIAAITNDIYTKWDAEFLVRSGSLTPDRIAGVETGGCPHTAIREDASMNLAAVADMRAKFPGLDLVLIESGGDNLAATFSPELADITIYVIDVAAGDKIPSKGGPGITRSDLLVINKIDLAPHVGASLEKMETDAKRMRGERPFVMTNLKKSQGLDRIIGFIEAKGGLTPSA